Proteins from a genomic interval of Heteronotia binoei isolate CCM8104 ecotype False Entrance Well chromosome 7, APGP_CSIRO_Hbin_v1, whole genome shotgun sequence:
- the TPD52 gene encoding tumor protein D52 isoform X7, which yields MKKGNVTMHFEIMMDWLDTDLYEDYKSPFDFNTGVNRNYLYLSPSLTLSPPGSPVLKNSGLLKHETIPEVGEDAAASVTVAEALSEEEQDELRRELAKVEEEIQTLSQVLAAKEKYLAEIKKKLGINTLQELKQNLSKGWQDVTATHAYKKTSETLSQAGQKASAAFSSVGSAITKKLEDVNIRCLQHSISMPAMRNSPTFKSFEERVENLKYKVGVNKPAGGDFGEVLNSAANASATEATTKQTEEDAQ from the exons ATGAAGAAAGGAAATGTGACCATGCATTTTGAGATTATGATGGACTGGCTGGATACGGATCTATATGAGGATTACAAATCTCCTTTTGATTTTAATACTGGAGTTAATAGGAACTATCTTTACCTGTCCCCCAGCTTGACTTTATCTCCTCCTGGATCTCCTGTGCTGAAGAATTCCg GTCTGCTGAAACATGAAACAATTCCTGAAGTTGGAGAGGATGCAGCTGCTTCAGTTACTGTTGCAGAAGCTCTGTCTGAAGAAGAACAGGATGAACTCAGAAGAGAGCTTGCTAAG GTAGAAGAAGAAATCCAGACTCTTTCCCAAGTACTAGCTGCTAAAGAGAAATATCTagcagaaataaagaaaaaattggGAATCAATACATTGCAGGAGCTGAAACAGAACCTTTCCAAAGGGTGGCAGGATGTAACGGCAACACATGC GTATAAGAAGACTTCAGAAACATTGTCTCAGGCTGGGCAGAAAGCTTCTGCTGCTTTCTCATCAGTTGGCTCTGCCATAACAAAGAAATTGGAAGATGTGAA TATACGTTGTCTACAACATTCAATTAGCATGCCTGCTATGAG GAATTCCCCAACTTTCAAGTCATTTGAAGAGAGAGTTGAAAACTTAAAG TATAAGGTTGGAGTAAACAAGCCAGCTGGGGGTGACTTTGGAGAGGTCTTGAACTCTGCTGCTAATGCCAGTGCCACAGAAGCAACCACAAAGCAGACGGAAGAGGATGCTCAATGA
- the TPD52 gene encoding tumor protein D52 isoform X8 gives MKKGNVTMHFEIMMDWLDTDLYEDYKSPFDFNTGVNRNYLYLSPSLTLSPPGSPVLKNSGLLKHETIPEVGEDAAASVTVAEALSEEEQDELRRELAKVEEEIQTLSQVLAAKEKYLAEIKKKLGINTLQELKQNLSKGWQDVTATHAYKKTSETLSQAGQKASAAFSSVGSAITKKLEDVKNSPTFKSFEERVENLKYKVGVNKPAGGDFGEVLNSAANASATEATTKQTEEDAQ, from the exons ATGAAGAAAGGAAATGTGACCATGCATTTTGAGATTATGATGGACTGGCTGGATACGGATCTATATGAGGATTACAAATCTCCTTTTGATTTTAATACTGGAGTTAATAGGAACTATCTTTACCTGTCCCCCAGCTTGACTTTATCTCCTCCTGGATCTCCTGTGCTGAAGAATTCCg GTCTGCTGAAACATGAAACAATTCCTGAAGTTGGAGAGGATGCAGCTGCTTCAGTTACTGTTGCAGAAGCTCTGTCTGAAGAAGAACAGGATGAACTCAGAAGAGAGCTTGCTAAG GTAGAAGAAGAAATCCAGACTCTTTCCCAAGTACTAGCTGCTAAAGAGAAATATCTagcagaaataaagaaaaaattggGAATCAATACATTGCAGGAGCTGAAACAGAACCTTTCCAAAGGGTGGCAGGATGTAACGGCAACACATGC GTATAAGAAGACTTCAGAAACATTGTCTCAGGCTGGGCAGAAAGCTTCTGCTGCTTTCTCATCAGTTGGCTCTGCCATAACAAAGAAATTGGAAGATGTGAA GAATTCCCCAACTTTCAAGTCATTTGAAGAGAGAGTTGAAAACTTAAAG TATAAGGTTGGAGTAAACAAGCCAGCTGGGGGTGACTTTGGAGAGGTCTTGAACTCTGCTGCTAATGCCAGTGCCACAGAAGCAACCACAAAGCAGACGGAAGAGGATGCTCAATGA
- the TPD52 gene encoding tumor protein D52 isoform X6: MKKGNVTMHFEIMMDWLDTDLYEDYKSPFDFNTGVNRNYLYLSPSLTLSPPGSPVLKNSGLLKHETIPEVGEDAAASVTVAEALSEEEQDELRRELAKVEEEIQTLSQVLAAKEKYLAEIKKKLGINTLQELKQNLSKGWQDVTATHAYKKTSETLSQAGQKASAAFSSVGSAITKKLEDVKVQAFTHSFSIRCLQHSISMPAMRNSPTFKSFEERVENLKYKVGVNKPAGGDFGEVLNSAANASATEATTKQTEEDAQ; the protein is encoded by the exons ATGAAGAAAGGAAATGTGACCATGCATTTTGAGATTATGATGGACTGGCTGGATACGGATCTATATGAGGATTACAAATCTCCTTTTGATTTTAATACTGGAGTTAATAGGAACTATCTTTACCTGTCCCCCAGCTTGACTTTATCTCCTCCTGGATCTCCTGTGCTGAAGAATTCCg GTCTGCTGAAACATGAAACAATTCCTGAAGTTGGAGAGGATGCAGCTGCTTCAGTTACTGTTGCAGAAGCTCTGTCTGAAGAAGAACAGGATGAACTCAGAAGAGAGCTTGCTAAG GTAGAAGAAGAAATCCAGACTCTTTCCCAAGTACTAGCTGCTAAAGAGAAATATCTagcagaaataaagaaaaaattggGAATCAATACATTGCAGGAGCTGAAACAGAACCTTTCCAAAGGGTGGCAGGATGTAACGGCAACACATGC GTATAAGAAGACTTCAGAAACATTGTCTCAGGCTGGGCAGAAAGCTTCTGCTGCTTTCTCATCAGTTGGCTCTGCCATAACAAAGAAATTGGAAGATGTGAA AGTACAGGCATTTACACATTCCTTTAG TATACGTTGTCTACAACATTCAATTAGCATGCCTGCTATGAG GAATTCCCCAACTTTCAAGTCATTTGAAGAGAGAGTTGAAAACTTAAAG TATAAGGTTGGAGTAAACAAGCCAGCTGGGGGTGACTTTGGAGAGGTCTTGAACTCTGCTGCTAATGCCAGTGCCACAGAAGCAACCACAAAGCAGACGGAAGAGGATGCTCAATGA
- the TPD52 gene encoding tumor protein D52 isoform X10 gives MAAEMDRGSEQGLLKHETIPEVGEDAAASVTVAEALSEEEQDELRRELAKVEEEIQTLSQVLAAKEKYLAEIKKKLGINTLQELKQNLSKGWQDVTATHAYKKTSETLSQAGQKASAAFSSVGSAITKKLEDVKNSPTFKSFEERVENLKYKVGVNKPAGGDFGEVLNSAANASATEATTKQTEEDAQ, from the exons GTCTGCTGAAACATGAAACAATTCCTGAAGTTGGAGAGGATGCAGCTGCTTCAGTTACTGTTGCAGAAGCTCTGTCTGAAGAAGAACAGGATGAACTCAGAAGAGAGCTTGCTAAG GTAGAAGAAGAAATCCAGACTCTTTCCCAAGTACTAGCTGCTAAAGAGAAATATCTagcagaaataaagaaaaaattggGAATCAATACATTGCAGGAGCTGAAACAGAACCTTTCCAAAGGGTGGCAGGATGTAACGGCAACACATGC GTATAAGAAGACTTCAGAAACATTGTCTCAGGCTGGGCAGAAAGCTTCTGCTGCTTTCTCATCAGTTGGCTCTGCCATAACAAAGAAATTGGAAGATGTGAA GAATTCCCCAACTTTCAAGTCATTTGAAGAGAGAGTTGAAAACTTAAAG TATAAGGTTGGAGTAAACAAGCCAGCTGGGGGTGACTTTGGAGAGGTCTTGAACTCTGCTGCTAATGCCAGTGCCACAGAAGCAACCACAAAGCAGACGGAAGAGGATGCTCAATGA
- the TPD52 gene encoding tumor protein D52 isoform X9, with protein sequence MAAEMDRGSEQGLLKHETIPEVGEDAAASVTVAEALSEEEQDELRRELAKVEEEIQTLSQVLAAKEKYLAEIKKKLGINTLQELKQNLSKGWQDVTATHAYKKTSETLSQAGQKASAAFSSVGSAITKKLEDVNIRCLQHSISMPAMRNSPTFKSFEERVENLKYKVGVNKPAGGDFGEVLNSAANASATEATTKQTEEDAQ encoded by the exons GTCTGCTGAAACATGAAACAATTCCTGAAGTTGGAGAGGATGCAGCTGCTTCAGTTACTGTTGCAGAAGCTCTGTCTGAAGAAGAACAGGATGAACTCAGAAGAGAGCTTGCTAAG GTAGAAGAAGAAATCCAGACTCTTTCCCAAGTACTAGCTGCTAAAGAGAAATATCTagcagaaataaagaaaaaattggGAATCAATACATTGCAGGAGCTGAAACAGAACCTTTCCAAAGGGTGGCAGGATGTAACGGCAACACATGC GTATAAGAAGACTTCAGAAACATTGTCTCAGGCTGGGCAGAAAGCTTCTGCTGCTTTCTCATCAGTTGGCTCTGCCATAACAAAGAAATTGGAAGATGTGAA TATACGTTGTCTACAACATTCAATTAGCATGCCTGCTATGAG GAATTCCCCAACTTTCAAGTCATTTGAAGAGAGAGTTGAAAACTTAAAG TATAAGGTTGGAGTAAACAAGCCAGCTGGGGGTGACTTTGGAGAGGTCTTGAACTCTGCTGCTAATGCCAGTGCCACAGAAGCAACCACAAAGCAGACGGAAGAGGATGCTCAATGA